The Sporosarcina sp. ANT_H38 DNA segment TCCACCTGTCACCACCACGTTATAGCACTAGGTCAAGGCAATGGCACCACGCGAGTTAGTTGAAGATCATTAAAGTAAGAAAGGTCTATTTCTTGTAAGAGAAATAGACCTTTTTAAGTATGTATGCTGGATGCACCTTAGTAGACATAACACCAGTTCACGGAAGTCCTGATCCCCAGCTACTCTCGGCCAAGTACGTACCTACGGTTTGCAAAGTTACAAATCATTTAGTGCAGATATTTTGTAAGAGCCCTATCTACAATAGATGTTTTCATCAGCATGAGGATAACACCAGAGCCCTTCAACAATATGGCACTATCCGTTTCTTGATCAATTTCAAAGTGTTTACCCTCAAACAACTTGTTAGAAATATAATCAAAGACTTCACGGCGTTTCCACTTATTAAACACCATCAAAGATTTTGCAGATTCCAATCCGTAATTACAAACAGTGTACTGCAATAGTTCAACGTCCATTTCTCTTATGTCCATAGGTATAAAACCCTTTCCAATGCTGAATGAATGGCATAAACCAGTTTGCAAGTGAACTGCTTTATAGTCAATATAATTACTGGTGTAATCATTTGATCACAATGGATAATGTAGCAAGTAAATGCTTGTAAATAAAGCTGTAATTTATGGGATAAAATATTATGTAATCATTTGATTACCTGAAACGGAAAAAACTTCATAAAAAAGAAGACACCTACCAGTTCGCATTGAACAAGTAAGGGGCTATTTTTTGTAAATTACTATTCAATAACGTACAAACACTTTTGGCCAACTATAAGCTATAGGGTGGTTTCGGTATATTCAGCGTTAATAAAGCCAATCTGTTGCCCATCAATAGTGTGAAAATATTTGATGCTTTTTTTTATCTAATTTTCTCCAATTTGGATATACTAATATCTAAAGGAGATGTAGTAATGGACGGTGCTTTAAAAATAATATCCTTAACTATTTTTTTAGTTGTATTGGTAGTTTCTACTATTGCGACGGTAGTATATTTTTTTCCGGATGATGAAAAAACAAAGGGCTGTTATTTCTTCCTTCATTTTATGACTCTACTGTTCCCCCAACATCCGAAACAAAATGGATCGCCGAGCGGGTTTGTATCCTCTATACACAACCGGTTGACATAACGCCACTTTTCGGCAGTTAACAGTGTCTCCTCACCCCTTACGAATCCTCAGTTTACCCCCTATTATCCTTGATGTTTTCTATGTTAGGTGCAAGAAAAGAAAGAACGAAAACATTTTTTTCAGTGCGGTGGAATTTATCAACTGAAGAATATAGGACGTCATGTCTTATACCATTTTCAAAAGTGCTTCTCTACCAATCATACCTTTTTTGATTCCAAGTTCCTCAGCTTCATAGGTGATAGCTTCTAAAGAAGCCTCAAGTAGTTGGTCAACTGTCTTAACTTCAACGGCTATGCCAGCAATCACGTTACTGTCTTCCAATTTTTCATTCAGTTGCCCAATATCAAGAGTACTACACATGATATATCCTTTATTATTCCCTACATAAATCAAGGTTGTTTTTGGCAACTCAAATAATGCACTAAAAAATATATGACCTTCGATATCAATGGCCTTCAAATCTATCATTTTTTGAATTCCCTCCTTTCCTTTTAATTTATGTTAGTAGAAGGAAAGCCGTGTTTAAGGGGCTTTGCAGAATGAAATCCGAAAAGAAACGAGGGTTTATCAGATTCGTGATCGCTGCACGGGCTTGTATGCTCCCTACACAACAGGTAGACATAACACCAATTCTCGGCAGTTGATTCGAACAGACAACCCCTTACAAGCCCTCAGTTCTTCCCCTCCCGTCTCGACTCTTTTTCATGCATGGGGAATATACATCGTTGAGTTAACGAGCTTTCTGGTGAACGCCAGGACTGTCAAAATGAATAAATATACAAAGCTCCATGGTGAAATGAACAAAAAAAGCACTTTCAATCAGCTATATTATAAAAACGTTTTAAAGACGCCTAGAAGGCGTTCTAATATCAGATTAATAGATACATTCGATTTTCCTCTTAAAATGGACATACGGGTCTCCTGTGCGCTCCTGTGACTATATTTGATAGATTCAAAGAATAAGACAAGTCCGTTTATCGATTTGTCTTATTCTTTTTTTCTAGTAATGACCTTTTGTATTTGTAGTAACGTTATTCGTGCTGATTTTGATAGAAAAGAAAAATGAATGATAATTAGCGAAAGCTATATAATGATCTTAATTTAAAGACTTAATAGACTTAGTAACCTTTAACAGACTAACGAACCTTAGAGGCACAAGGGTTACAGAGTTTTATTGAACTTTTTCTCTCCCTTCATTGAACTTTTTCTCTCCTTTTATTGAACTTTTTCTCTCCCTTCATTGAACTTTTTCTCTCCTTTTATTGAACTTTAATAATAAGTAAAGTACAGTAGAGGGAGAGAAAAAGGATAATGGGGAATGGGTGAATTAATTGGCTAGGGAAAACGATAAAAAACAATTGGTCTCTTATGAAAATGGCATTAAAAAGAGTAATGACTTTTCAATGGCGAAGTTGAGTCAGGGCTTAACTTTAAATCAAATGCAATTATTTGCTTTCGCTATTTTTTCAACGCAACAGGACGGACACACGGGGTTCATAAAAGCCGATTTCGAAAGGAAGTTTGAACTTAAACGTTATTTAACCAAGGATGCCAAGATAGATGCACAACGATTATTGAATTTAAAGTTTAGTATTGAGGATTTAGAAAATGATTATTTTGAGTATTGGAATGTGTTTCAGTCAATTAAATACGATAAGGGTGAATTTCGTTTTAAATGGACTGACGATATGATTCCTCATATTTTGGAGTTAAAGGATCATTATGTAACAACTGATTTAACGATTACATCACAATTCAAGAGTAGCTTTAGTTGGACGTTATATGAATATTTAAAGGCTCGTTATGGGGCTTACTATTTACCCGTTTCAAAAGAGGCTCTCCTGCGTTTGTTCGGCGTTGAAAACAGAAAAACATATCAGTCTAATACAGGTCGATTCAAGGAAACTGTATTAGATGTTGCTATTGAGGAATTAAACAAGTACACCGAACTTGAAGTTTGGTACAAAGAAAAGAAAAAAGGTCGGGCTATTGTCGGATTTGAAATACATTGGTCAACAGGTAAAACAGTTCCGTTAGCAACAGATAATCAATCAGAGGAATTAAAAAGACTGATTGACGAAGTGTTTGCGCTATGGGACGCTGTTCATCAAATGCAAAATGAAGATAATAAAGAGAAAGCGAAAAAGCTAGTTATAGAAACAGAGGAGATGCGAAAAGGCAAAGGGGAGCAAGTTACTTCAAAAGAAGCAAGTGAATATATTCCACGGGCGAAAGATAATCTTAGATGGATTGAAATGATGTTGGAAAATGATAAAAAGCCAGCTGTTAAAAAATCTGTACCCTTCTATAATTGGTTAGAAGAAAGAGTGTGATAACATGCAATCGACCATCATTAGCCTAAAGGATCAAACCGACAAACCCACTTTAAATGTTGATGAAACGTTTTGGCCACTGGTTCAATTTGTTGCGTATTATAGCCAACTTATCGAAATCAAAATGAAAATGGGAATTACTCACCGTTTTCTTCACTACTGGGCTTATGAAGTTATACAAAGCAATGACGACCATACAGAAGAACAAAGGCAAGAAATTTATAAATTCGAAGGGTGCAGCTATCGTTTTCCGAAGGACGGCGATGATTTTATAAAGTGGTTATATGACGAATCTAAAAAAAGAGATCTATTATTGTTTTGATTAAAAGAGTGTTTTCTAGAAACAGTATTAGATTCTCGTCTATCAAATTTAGAAGTTACAACATCAACGCTAAGAAGATTGATGTTAGATATTTAAAAAAGTAACAGTCCAATAAAAAAGGGTAAAGGTTAAAAATATGTTACTAGAAAAAAAGAGCAACTGCAGCGGTTGCTCTTTTTAAAATTTCTTCAACGGTTTGTTTTAAAACTTGAGTGAAATCTGTTGTCGCTTCGTTCGAAAGTAATGACAAAAGGAGTAGAAAATATGGCGAGAAATAATACCTTCTTTCAAATGAGATTGAAAGAAGGAGAAGACAAGAAATACATTAAAGATAGAGCTAAAAAAATCAGAATGTCTAGGAATAGTTAGAAAGAGCATAAGGGAAAACTGTCCCCAATTTCATCGTGGGACTAGGCGAAGCCTAGTGTTTTGGTGGGGGCGAGTTTTTTGTATTAGGCACGCTAGTGTGCCTTTGTTTTTTCGTGTTTAGGAACAGTTCTGTACCTACCTTTTTCGAATGGAAATTC contains these protein-coding regions:
- a CDS encoding YunC family protein; this encodes MIDLKAIDIEGHIFFSALFELPKTTLIYVGNNKGYIMCSTLDIGQLNEKLEDSNVIAGIAVEVKTVDQLLEASLEAITYEAEELGIKKGMIGREALLKMV
- a CDS encoding replication initiation protein, whose translation is MARENDKKQLVSYENGIKKSNDFSMAKLSQGLTLNQMQLFAFAIFSTQQDGHTGFIKADFERKFELKRYLTKDAKIDAQRLLNLKFSIEDLENDYFEYWNVFQSIKYDKGEFRFKWTDDMIPHILELKDHYVTTDLTITSQFKSSFSWTLYEYLKARYGAYYLPVSKEALLRLFGVENRKTYQSNTGRFKETVLDVAIEELNKYTELEVWYKEKKKGRAIVGFEIHWSTGKTVPLATDNQSEELKRLIDEVFALWDAVHQMQNEDNKEKAKKLVIETEEMRKGKGEQVTSKEASEYIPRAKDNLRWIEMMLENDKKPAVKKSVPFYNWLEERV